The Deltaproteobacteria bacterium genome has a window encoding:
- a CDS encoding DNA repair protein RecN yields LSTVATLSEIVRGLVDISGQHEQQSLLMTDTHLEILDAYSEIDGLKSRYSRAYASYRRLLKEYTGLQAREDADGQQVDFLRFQLDEIERVHPIEGEDETLELEQLKLANAEKLQGAASLAENLLYSENGSAFDKLGKSIAEVESIAEIDDTLLSSIEVLEGARTEIEEVARTLSHYGHRIEVDPLRLEEVEERQAAIRRLCKKYGGAVEVVLERKVAMEAELRSMDSSEERLSALEAEVEALKSTALKEASKLTKARQKAATKLRKAIEAELSDMELAQAQFLPTIRPREVVGQLENSAQRLGPTGADEVEFLWSANPGETPRGLAKIASGGELSRVMLAVKRVLCSHDLVSLYVFDEVDTGLGGKAADSIGRKIQAVAKGHQAITITHLAPIAARADHHLVVTKHAIGKRTVSQIELQDLNGRAEEIARMIDGAEITRATKLAAKKMLERATTESAAG; encoded by the coding sequence CCTTTCCACGGTCGCTACACTATCGGAAATTGTCCGAGGCCTCGTAGATATCAGTGGTCAGCACGAGCAGCAGAGCCTACTCATGACGGACACACACCTTGAAATACTTGATGCCTATTCTGAAATAGATGGCCTAAAGTCACGGTATTCAAGAGCTTATGCGTCTTACCGTCGCTTACTTAAAGAGTATACAGGTCTTCAAGCACGAGAAGATGCTGATGGCCAGCAAGTCGATTTTCTAAGGTTTCAGCTCGACGAAATAGAGCGGGTTCACCCAATTGAAGGGGAGGACGAAACACTCGAACTCGAGCAACTGAAGCTAGCGAATGCTGAGAAATTGCAGGGTGCCGCCAGTTTAGCTGAGAATCTACTCTATTCAGAAAACGGATCCGCCTTCGATAAGCTGGGCAAATCTATCGCAGAAGTCGAGTCCATTGCAGAAATTGACGACACACTCTTGAGTTCAATTGAAGTGCTCGAGGGTGCACGAACTGAAATTGAAGAGGTCGCAAGAACCTTGTCCCACTACGGGCATCGTATCGAGGTTGATCCTTTAAGGTTAGAGGAAGTTGAAGAGCGTCAAGCAGCTATTCGGCGACTGTGTAAAAAGTATGGTGGCGCCGTAGAGGTCGTCTTGGAGCGAAAAGTGGCCATGGAGGCCGAGCTACGGAGTATGGACTCATCGGAAGAGCGTCTTAGTGCATTGGAGGCCGAAGTCGAAGCCCTGAAGTCGACGGCCCTTAAGGAGGCATCCAAGCTAACGAAGGCTCGACAAAAGGCTGCCACGAAACTTCGCAAGGCAATCGAGGCTGAACTCAGTGATATGGAGCTCGCGCAGGCGCAGTTTTTACCAACGATACGACCACGTGAGGTTGTTGGGCAGCTGGAAAATTCGGCCCAGAGGCTTGGACCGACTGGAGCCGATGAAGTCGAGTTTCTTTGGAGCGCCAACCCAGGTGAAACTCCGAGGGGTTTGGCGAAGATTGCGAGCGGCGGCGAGCTTTCTCGGGTCATGTTAGCAGTTAAAAGGGTCTTGTGCTCTCACGACTTAGTCTCACTTTATGTTTTCGATGAAGTCGATACAGGGTTGGGAGGCAAGGCTGCGGATAGCATTGGGCGCAAGATACAGGCCGTCGCAAAGGGTCATCAAGCAATTACCATCACACACTTGGCTCCGATCGCGGCAAGAGCAGACCATCACCTGGTCGTCACAAAGCATGCAATTGGGAAGCGGACCGTCAGCCAAATAGAGCTTCAGGACCTAAACGGCCGAGCCGAAGAGATTGCGAGAATGATTGATGGAGCTGAGATAACTCGTGCGACCAAGTTGGCCGCCAAGAAGATGCTGGAGCGTGCTACGACGGAATCAGCCGCCGGGTAG
- a CDS encoding SDR family oxidoreductase translates to MLNLKGKRALIFGVASEDSIAWAIAKQLHAAGATISLGYQQRFKSRILQLVRGGDIPVEFYERCDVTNEEELDNFFDAYKGDIDILVHSIAYANPETFGQPISGVSQAHFAEALVTSSYSLLPLVRKARPKLTKGSSVMTMTYLGGQRVVANYKLMGVAKAALEAVVRELASDIGPDGVRVNAISAGPIRTLAASQIAGFDKMLQVYEAVAPLRCSITQSDVADLASFLASDLSKNITGQTLFVDAGYSTLAMAELPGG, encoded by the coding sequence ATGTTAAATCTAAAAGGTAAAAGAGCGTTGATTTTCGGGGTAGCGAGCGAGGACTCCATCGCATGGGCCATTGCAAAACAGCTTCATGCGGCTGGTGCAACCATCTCCCTTGGCTACCAACAAAGATTCAAGAGCCGTATTCTGCAGCTGGTTCGAGGCGGAGACATTCCAGTCGAATTCTACGAGCGTTGCGATGTGACGAACGAAGAAGAGCTGGACAACTTCTTCGACGCTTACAAGGGCGATATCGATATCCTGGTTCACTCTATTGCCTATGCGAATCCTGAGACATTTGGCCAGCCGATCAGCGGCGTTTCTCAGGCTCACTTTGCCGAAGCCCTGGTAACCTCAAGTTATTCTTTACTGCCGTTGGTTCGTAAAGCTCGACCAAAGCTCACAAAAGGCTCATCGGTCATGACCATGACTTACCTCGGGGGCCAGAGAGTCGTGGCCAACTATAAGCTAATGGGCGTAGCCAAAGCCGCGCTCGAGGCTGTCGTCCGTGAGCTGGCATCAGATATTGGACCCGATGGTGTACGTGTCAACGCGATCAGCGCAGGCCCTATCCGTACGCTGGCGGCATCTCAAATCGCCGGGTTCGACAAGATGCTACAAGTTTATGAGGCTGTTGCGCCCTTACGTTGCTCTATCACCCAGAGCGATGTTGCCGACCTCGCATCATTTCTTGCGTCAGATTTATCTAAGAATATCACTGGCCAAACGCTATTTGTTGATGCTGGATATTCAACACTCGCAATGGCAGAGCTACCCGGCGGCTGA
- a CDS encoding Stp1/IreP family PP2C-type Ser/Thr phosphatase — protein sequence MRLIVEVAAKSDVGRVRQENEDSYLVQEGIGLYVVADGMGGHVGGKRASSLAVKTLSEYVDRYADKLREGATVTPIESSPVPRMLAGAVREACAVIFDAAQKSRELQGMGTTVTVLLLLNDRAFIGHVGDSRCYLQRGPRIVQLTDDHSLVNEQIKAGLITREQAAVSGLKNIITRSVGFERDVAVDTFALPVQNEDRFLVCSDGLCNLVDDMEMGEALLAGGLDAASDSLVNLANNRGGDDNITVLCLRVSEDAG from the coding sequence ATCAGATTGATTGTTGAAGTAGCAGCTAAGAGTGATGTTGGTCGTGTGCGCCAAGAGAATGAGGATTCTTACTTGGTTCAAGAGGGAATAGGCCTCTATGTGGTCGCCGATGGCATGGGCGGACATGTCGGTGGAAAACGGGCCTCCAGTCTCGCGGTAAAAACCCTGAGTGAATACGTTGACCGTTACGCGGATAAATTACGCGAAGGCGCAACAGTTACCCCCATTGAGAGTTCACCCGTGCCACGTATGCTGGCCGGCGCTGTACGCGAAGCATGCGCTGTTATTTTCGATGCAGCTCAAAAAAGTCGCGAATTACAGGGAATGGGCACAACAGTGACCGTGCTTCTGCTTCTTAACGACCGTGCTTTTATCGGGCATGTCGGTGATTCACGCTGCTATTTACAACGAGGCCCTCGAATCGTTCAGCTTACCGATGACCACTCTTTGGTTAACGAGCAGATTAAGGCTGGCTTGATTACTCGAGAACAAGCCGCAGTAAGCGGGTTGAAGAATATCATCACGCGTTCCGTTGGCTTTGAGCGTGATGTTGCGGTCGACACCTTTGCGTTACCAGTACAAAACGAAGACCGGTTCCTGGTTTGCTCCGACGGGCTCTGCAATCTTGTGGACGATATGGAGATGGGCGAGGCCCTTTTGGCCGGCGGACTGGACGCTGCATCCGATTCATTGGTAAACTTAGCAAATAACCGCGGCGGTGATGATAACATCACGGTGCTATGTTTGCGGGTATCAGAGGACGCCGGATGA
- a CDS encoding M23 family metallopeptidase, whose amino-acid sequence MTKKVYTIMVVPEDSAQIRRFKVAHQTILKAALAGILLAGTLCFGVVNYIYVMNQSSENRVLKNENVMLHTRLRLAQDEINRVDDQLERIGQFAQRLRAITQLNDPDRKLAVGPLTDERKEQPQVLYVPGERIEFEDEMMDSNVALGLIDAALEEVDEQAAIQERNMRELSDFFTQDASLLASMPSIRPNSSMLTTSLFGPRTDPYTNRKVMHKGVDIAAEHGSDVNVTGDGIVVFAGNRGGYGKSLVVDHGFGFQTHYTHLSSYQVFVGQSVKRGQSIGSVGNTGRSTGPHLHYEVRLNGVPQDPLRFMIE is encoded by the coding sequence GTGACCAAAAAAGTCTATACAATTATGGTAGTCCCAGAGGATTCGGCGCAAATTCGTCGATTCAAAGTGGCTCATCAAACCATTCTTAAAGCAGCCCTTGCAGGTATTTTGCTCGCCGGCACGCTTTGTTTTGGGGTCGTTAACTACATTTACGTGATGAACCAAAGTTCCGAAAATCGCGTACTGAAGAACGAAAACGTGATGTTGCACACTCGGTTGCGTCTTGCTCAAGACGAGATCAATCGTGTTGATGATCAGCTTGAACGTATCGGTCAATTTGCTCAGCGTTTACGGGCGATTACCCAACTCAATGATCCCGACCGCAAGTTAGCAGTTGGCCCATTGACCGATGAGCGTAAAGAACAACCTCAGGTTTTGTATGTGCCGGGAGAACGCATTGAGTTCGAAGATGAGATGATGGACTCGAATGTTGCCCTCGGTTTGATCGACGCAGCACTTGAAGAAGTCGACGAGCAAGCTGCTATCCAGGAGCGGAACATGAGAGAGCTTAGTGATTTCTTCACTCAGGATGCATCACTCCTTGCTTCAATGCCTTCAATCAGACCCAACAGTTCAATGCTCACAACCAGCTTATTCGGCCCCAGAACGGACCCGTACACGAACCGTAAAGTGATGCACAAAGGTGTCGATATTGCGGCTGAGCATGGCTCAGATGTTAATGTTACGGGTGACGGAATCGTTGTTTTTGCCGGTAATCGTGGCGGTTATGGGAAATCCCTGGTTGTCGACCACGGCTTTGGTTTTCAGACTCATTACACCCATCTTAGCTCGTACCAAGTCTTCGTAGGGCAGTCCGTGAAGCGTGGTCAGTCCATTGGCTCTGTCGGGAATACCGGCCGGTCTACCGGGCCCCATCTGCATTACGAAGTAAGACTCAATGGTGTTCCTCAGGACCCGTTGCGGTTCATGATTGAATAG
- the maf gene encoding septum formation protein Maf: MSVLMMALMYDSISTVYLASGSPRRRFLLESCGLMVKQLSQDADETWPTMPLGDAMEDLARRKMAAVKDPLQGPTVSADTAVILDEKVLGKPADAQEAIETITMLAGRAHVVASGVCVADGTTLTSFHVLTRVWFRPLSKKEIVSYVGLGESLDKAGAYGIQGHGAALVDRIEGSYTNVVGLPVAETLAALRVLGT, from the coding sequence GTGTCCGTCCTTATGATGGCACTGATGTACGACTCTATCTCAACCGTTTATTTGGCATCCGGCTCTCCACGCCGGCGATTTCTACTGGAGTCTTGTGGCTTGATGGTCAAGCAGCTCTCTCAGGATGCCGACGAGACGTGGCCCACCATGCCGCTTGGCGATGCTATGGAAGACCTCGCTCGCCGTAAGATGGCCGCAGTGAAGGATCCACTCCAAGGTCCTACCGTTTCAGCCGACACAGCTGTTATTCTCGACGAAAAAGTTCTGGGTAAACCAGCCGATGCGCAGGAAGCCATCGAAACCATTACTATGTTGGCGGGTCGTGCGCATGTCGTGGCCAGTGGCGTATGTGTCGCCGATGGCACAACTCTGACGAGCTTTCATGTTTTGACTCGGGTATGGTTTCGGCCTCTTAGCAAAAAGGAAATCGTCAGTTATGTTGGCCTTGGCGAAAGCCTCGATAAGGCAGGAGCCTACGGGATCCAAGGCCATGGCGCGGCGCTTGTCGATAGAATCGAAGGTTCATATACGAATGTTGTTGGCTTACCGGTTGCTGAAACACTGGCTGCTCTACGGGTGCTTGGGACATGA
- a CDS encoding YggS family pyridoxal phosphate-dependent enzyme, with amino-acid sequence MIKDRLDDIKARVRASAKSVGRTPDEIRLIAVSKRQPFERLEEAYRLGLRDFGENTAQGLAQRVRDCDAAGLRGIRWHFVGQLQSNKVRLVAPNSYLIHSLDRLSLAEALSRRSEEHPTNVLLQINIGKEAQKGGVPIDQIFDLAQQIRKLPGIRVRGLMGMPPFGVDSAPYYRRLGTLFGQLSQEMQPEVFTELSMGMSGDFETAIRYGATHVRVGTAIFGERPARSEQ; translated from the coding sequence ATGATTAAAGATAGACTGGATGACATTAAAGCGAGAGTACGGGCCAGTGCTAAGTCTGTTGGACGTACGCCTGACGAGATTCGTCTGATCGCTGTGAGCAAACGCCAGCCATTCGAGAGACTGGAGGAGGCCTACCGCTTGGGGCTTCGAGATTTCGGTGAAAACACGGCTCAGGGTCTCGCGCAGCGAGTGCGTGACTGTGATGCGGCCGGACTGCGCGGCATTCGTTGGCATTTTGTAGGCCAGCTTCAGAGTAATAAGGTTCGCTTGGTTGCGCCAAACAGTTACCTGATTCACTCGCTGGACCGTCTCTCGCTGGCTGAAGCGCTATCGAGACGTTCAGAAGAACATCCAACGAACGTCTTGCTCCAGATCAATATTGGCAAAGAGGCTCAAAAGGGCGGCGTGCCCATTGACCAGATTTTCGACCTTGCGCAGCAGATTCGAAAGCTGCCAGGTATTCGTGTTCGCGGCTTGATGGGGATGCCACCGTTTGGTGTCGATTCGGCGCCATACTATCGGAGACTTGGCACGTTGTTTGGACAGTTAAGTCAAGAGATGCAACCTGAAGTCTTTACGGAATTGTCCATGGGCATGAGTGGTGATTTCGAAACAGCAATTCGCTACGGCGCGACCCATGTTCGCGTCGGTACGGCCATATTTGGGGAACGCCCCGCTAGGAGTGAACAATGA
- a CDS encoding DivIVA domain-containing protein yields MKLTPIDIQQQQFGRQMRGYGRTEVDAFLEIIGEQLGVLARENADLKIQLKCQEEELGHHRDRETTMREALITAQQALEGIRDNAQKEAHLIISDAELKAEKILHNAHGRVGRILEDVTDLKRQRVRAVEELRGVLNTHEKLLEVQSDSMEADEAAEDASVTVLGRLRAPAPPAEEPQGSTRFG; encoded by the coding sequence ATGAAATTAACACCCATTGATATTCAGCAGCAGCAGTTTGGGCGGCAAATGCGAGGCTACGGTCGTACCGAGGTCGACGCCTTTCTGGAGATTATCGGGGAGCAACTCGGTGTACTGGCTCGTGAAAACGCAGATCTAAAGATTCAGCTCAAATGCCAAGAGGAAGAACTTGGCCATCACCGTGACCGCGAGACAACCATGCGGGAAGCGTTGATTACGGCGCAGCAGGCACTTGAGGGAATTCGAGACAACGCGCAAAAAGAGGCTCATCTCATTATTTCTGATGCGGAACTCAAAGCAGAGAAGATTCTTCATAATGCGCACGGAAGAGTCGGTAGAATCCTTGAGGATGTGACTGACCTTAAGCGTCAGCGCGTAAGGGCGGTTGAAGAGCTTCGAGGCGTTCTCAACACGCACGAAAAACTTCTCGAGGTTCAATCCGACAGCATGGAGGCAGATGAAGCTGCTGAGGATGCATCGGTCACGGTTCTTGGACGGTTACGTGCACCGGCTCCTCCTGCCGAAGAGCCTCAGGGCTCCACGCGTTTCGGTTAA
- a CDS encoding DUF167 domain-containing protein produces MVPAYELPQWLEETDSGVILQVKVTPNGTRNRVSGQLGPSLLVTLTAPEQDGKANGLLIKFLSESLGVASAQLNVVAGGSGKIKKVLIEAVRPSQVSMRLSPR; encoded by the coding sequence ATGGTTCCCGCTTATGAATTGCCGCAATGGCTCGAGGAAACAGATTCCGGGGTTATTCTGCAAGTGAAGGTCACCCCTAACGGCACGCGGAACAGGGTCAGCGGCCAGCTTGGCCCATCGCTGCTTGTTACATTGACCGCTCCCGAACAAGACGGGAAGGCAAACGGGTTACTCATTAAGTTTCTATCGGAATCACTGGGAGTCGCGAGCGCTCAGCTTAATGTCGTCGCTGGTGGGTCGGGTAAGATTAAAAAGGTGTTGATCGAAGCAGTAAGGCCTTCTCAAGTCTCAATGCGTCTTAGTCCTAGATAA
- a CDS encoding diguanylate cyclase: protein MTQKSLEDQLIWLLEVSRQMLATRDLSQLLTLVADSFLHVTNTRRAFVMLRDRKTGVLVQRVGRDADGGHVEHSDNLVASVNTRVFNEGKGVFETNTQDHQSNSERFVVCLPLINAGETIGTLYGDAPCGDGYDAPNGERRPIHMLADHVAVAIENARMFERATNDPLTGLPNSSYFLLELAKVMRGSRTGSEGGLVLLDIDSFKRVNTVGGAEVGDQALIDIAGTLQEVLRADGLVARYGSDKFAVLLPPDPALSIHVRLRDVAERARACVAAKTYHGVSLSACLGGLSFSNDTVESAPDLVAIADDALAKARQRGESEVEII, encoded by the coding sequence ATGACTCAGAAATCACTCGAAGATCAACTTATATGGCTCCTCGAAGTTAGCCGGCAAATGCTCGCGACTCGGGATCTGTCTCAGCTGCTTACCCTCGTGGCAGACTCATTCCTCCATGTCACCAATACTCGTCGTGCCTTCGTGATGCTTCGTGACCGTAAAACCGGTGTCTTGGTACAGCGTGTTGGCCGGGATGCGGACGGCGGACATGTAGAACACAGCGATAACCTCGTCGCTTCGGTGAACACCCGGGTATTTAACGAAGGCAAAGGCGTCTTTGAGACCAACACCCAGGACCACCAGAGCAATTCTGAGCGCTTTGTCGTGTGTCTTCCCTTGATCAATGCTGGCGAGACCATTGGTACGCTCTATGGTGATGCACCATGTGGTGATGGCTATGATGCCCCAAACGGTGAACGGCGTCCCATTCACATGCTTGCGGACCACGTCGCAGTTGCCATCGAGAATGCTCGAATGTTTGAGCGTGCAACCAACGACCCACTTACGGGGCTTCCAAACAGCAGTTACTTCCTGCTTGAGCTGGCTAAGGTCATGCGTGGCTCGCGAACAGGCAGCGAAGGTGGTTTGGTGCTCCTAGATATCGATTCATTCAAGCGTGTAAATACCGTTGGTGGAGCCGAGGTTGGCGACCAAGCCTTGATTGATATCGCTGGTACACTGCAAGAGGTTCTGAGAGCCGATGGCCTCGTGGCCCGCTATGGTTCTGATAAATTCGCAGTTTTGCTGCCACCTGATCCGGCTCTATCCATCCATGTTCGCCTAAGGGATGTAGCCGAGCGTGCACGGGCATGTGTAGCCGCTAAAACCTACCATGGCGTTTCACTCTCAGCCTGCCTGGGTGGATTGTCATTTAGTAACGATACCGTAGAGAGCGCACCGGACTTGGTAGCTATAGCGGACGATGCTCTTGCGAAGGCGCGACAGCGCGGCGAGAGCGAAGTTGAAATTATCTAG
- a CDS encoding serine/threonine protein kinase: MNRTQPEKFGKYELLKRLAFGGMAEIFLARLLGESGFSKQLVVKRILPQFGEDAQYVKMFIDEAVLAAYINHPNVVQVYDFGSTDNVYFIAMEFVDGADLKQILRDQAKLGIKLSFAAVAAVGEGVAAGLASAHVAKDPDGVDLKLVHRDVSPHNIMVGRGGDVKVMDFGIARAEVRATKTATGTIKGKVAYMAPEHGSGDQADGRSDQFSLGAVLWEALAGERLYGGDSELEVLRNVLDCRVRDIREVRPDVPGALATIVMRMLEREPTDRYDTLLEVRDELSRFRFTLGAEGSVDLGKLIGEAKPSPIRSSGTLVLDEPTATQDSTAETLKRNAPSPLMPSNEEAQAAITATMPPGQPELASTATLPMDQASQRTTGTTPMVAETRPSKLWAALLVVLVGGALLWISQAGQSRMDNQVKPAQVPVAISKQIQVISNPAGAAIWINEELTHQVTPATLEPQALGTSLQLTLKFSGHKDWTTQVEVSTESAPISANLTKFAQPAARSKNKAVKRPARTVKEASKPSKRHMKKSKKPSAPKDVGSGRLFLRSGGLWFHVYLGGKKLGTTPLAGVSIPAGRHTLKLKNDVAGIERKLVVDVKPGATIRRTVTSEK, encoded by the coding sequence ATGAATCGAACTCAACCTGAAAAATTTGGCAAATACGAGTTACTGAAAAGGCTCGCCTTTGGTGGGATGGCCGAGATTTTTCTAGCGCGGCTGCTCGGGGAAAGTGGTTTCTCGAAGCAACTGGTAGTAAAGCGCATCCTTCCTCAGTTTGGCGAGGATGCTCAGTATGTAAAGATGTTCATCGACGAGGCGGTTCTTGCCGCCTACATCAATCATCCCAATGTCGTTCAGGTCTATGATTTCGGGAGCACGGATAACGTTTACTTTATTGCCATGGAATTCGTGGACGGCGCCGACCTGAAACAAATTTTACGAGACCAGGCTAAGCTTGGGATCAAGCTCAGTTTCGCTGCGGTAGCCGCGGTTGGTGAGGGTGTCGCAGCCGGGCTGGCTTCAGCTCATGTGGCTAAAGATCCAGATGGCGTCGACCTTAAGCTGGTGCACCGTGATGTAAGCCCACACAACATCATGGTGGGCCGTGGCGGTGACGTGAAGGTGATGGACTTTGGGATTGCCCGTGCTGAGGTCCGTGCAACAAAGACGGCCACGGGTACAATTAAGGGTAAGGTTGCCTACATGGCGCCAGAGCACGGCTCCGGTGACCAAGCAGATGGCCGTAGTGACCAGTTTTCATTGGGTGCCGTCTTATGGGAGGCCCTCGCCGGCGAGAGGCTTTATGGCGGAGATTCTGAGCTCGAGGTCTTGCGCAATGTGCTGGATTGTCGCGTAAGGGACATACGAGAAGTTCGCCCAGACGTACCAGGAGCATTGGCGACCATCGTCATGCGAATGCTCGAACGCGAGCCCACGGATAGGTACGATACGCTTCTAGAGGTTCGAGACGAGTTGTCACGGTTTAGATTTACGCTTGGCGCTGAAGGTTCAGTGGATTTGGGCAAACTTATCGGCGAAGCCAAGCCGTCACCCATCCGCTCTTCGGGCACGCTTGTACTGGATGAGCCAACGGCCACACAAGATTCCACCGCGGAGACATTAAAGCGTAATGCCCCAAGTCCCTTAATGCCCAGTAACGAAGAGGCTCAGGCAGCGATTACCGCCACGATGCCCCCTGGTCAGCCAGAACTCGCCTCGACGGCTACATTGCCGATGGACCAAGCGTCTCAGCGAACGACTGGCACAACCCCTATGGTTGCTGAGACCCGGCCCAGTAAGCTTTGGGCGGCCTTGTTGGTGGTTCTTGTGGGGGGTGCGTTGCTCTGGATTTCCCAGGCAGGCCAGTCGCGCATGGACAATCAAGTTAAGCCAGCTCAAGTCCCAGTTGCTATAAGCAAACAAATTCAGGTTATTTCGAATCCTGCCGGCGCCGCAATCTGGATCAATGAAGAGCTGACTCACCAGGTGACACCGGCAACTCTTGAACCACAGGCCTTGGGCACCTCGCTTCAGTTAACCCTTAAATTCAGTGGACATAAAGATTGGACAACGCAGGTCGAGGTTTCAACTGAATCGGCCCCAATCTCGGCCAATCTCACCAAGTTTGCCCAGCCGGCCGCTCGGAGTAAAAACAAAGCGGTCAAACGGCCAGCCCGGACAGTTAAAGAGGCATCCAAGCCAAGCAAACGTCACATGAAAAAATCCAAAAAGCCATCTGCCCCGAAAGATGTGGGGTCCGGCCGCTTATTTCTTCGCTCGGGCGGGCTTTGGTTTCATGTCTATTTGGGTGGTAAAAAGCTAGGCACGACACCATTGGCGGGCGTGAGTATACCAGCTGGTCGACACACCCTGAAGCTAAAGAATGACGTAGCCGGCATAGAACGTAAGCTGGTCGTCGATGTGAAGCCGGGCGCGACGATTCGGCGCACAGTTACTTCAGAGAAATAG
- a CDS encoding D-tyrosyl-tRNA(Tyr) deacylase — translation MKAVCQRVSEASVKVEGNCIGKIQAGILILLGIGPQDNKSIAKALALKIAGLRIFPDDADRMNLSLQDIAGGCLIVSQFTLYGDCKKGRRPFFGGAAHPQLATELCDVFTEAMRELIDNVETGQFGASMEVSLVNDGPVTLVLDSDELGLS, via the coding sequence ATGAAAGCAGTATGTCAGCGTGTCTCAGAGGCGAGTGTTAAAGTTGAGGGTAACTGCATTGGTAAAATTCAGGCAGGTATTCTGATTCTTTTAGGCATCGGACCACAAGACAACAAGTCGATAGCAAAAGCCTTGGCTCTAAAGATAGCTGGGCTGCGTATCTTTCCCGATGATGCCGACCGTATGAATCTTTCATTGCAGGACATCGCGGGCGGCTGCCTGATTGTTAGCCAATTTACCCTCTATGGTGATTGTAAGAAGGGCCGGCGTCCGTTTTTCGGGGGAGCGGCCCATCCACAATTAGCCACTGAGCTTTGTGATGTATTTACCGAGGCGATGCGAGAGCTTATCGATAATGTTGAAACGGGGCAGTTTGGGGCTTCTATGGAGGTTTCGTTGGTAAACGATGGCCCTGTGACCCTTGTCCTAGACTCAGACGAACTCGGATTGTCTTAA